A region of the Candidatus Eremiobacteraceae bacterium genome:
GGCGCTCATCATCACGCTGCAGCGCGCGCTCGAACTCGGCTGCACGCGCATCGCCATCAAGATGGATAGCGAGCTCGTCGTGAAGCAGATCGCGGGGCTTTACCGGGTGAAGGATTCGAAGATGGTGCCGCTCCATGCAGAGGTCCGCCGCCTGCTCGGACGCTTCGAGTCGCAGTCGGTCGAACACGTGAGCCGCGGATCGAACAAGCACGCCGACAAGCTCGTCAACGCCGTCCTTGACGCTCGCGAGCAAACCCTAAAGGAGCGTGCGCAGTGAGGAACATCTACGGCGCGGACGGCAACATCGCGGCGCGCGTCGACTCGTCCGGCCGCGTTTCGCTCGGTTTCGAACCAAGCGCGATCGTCGGGATCGTCCGCTCCGACACCGACGTCTTCTCGGGCGAGGCGGGCGTTGAGTGGCTCGGTCGCATCGACTCGGACGGCCGCATCTTCGACGCGCAGCACCAGGTCGTCGGCAACGTCGACGCAAGCGGCCGTGTTCTCGACGTGACCGCCCGTCTGGTCGGCACGGTCGAGTTCGCGGTCGACGGCGCGGCGCTTTTGCTGCTCGTCGGATCGCTGTCGCCGGATGTACTGCGGCCACCGCCGCCGCCCGAGCCGAAGCGTTCGATCATGGAAGAAGCGATGGAGCTTGCGGAAGAAGACCGTGCTCCTGGGATCCGCAAGAACTACCGGCCGCTCACCGACGACGAAGTCTTCGGAAAGCCGTTCAAGAAAAAGACGTAGCGCTCGACGCGCGCCGCGCGCTCGCGATGACTTCGGCCGCCGCCTCGTAACGTTCGAGCGACACGACGTACGCCCCGGCGACGCCGCGCGTCTGCGTCAGTTCTTGCATCATCTCGAGCGCGATCGCGATGCCTTCGGCGGTCTCGTCCTTCGCGTTTTTCAGCCGCGCGCGGAGATGCTCCGGGATAAGCATCCCGGGTATCTCGTTGTGGAGATACTCGGCGTGTGCATATCCGCGCAGCGGCATCAGGCCCACGATGAGCGGGATCCCGGCGTCGGACGCGCGCGCGAGAAACGGTGCGAGCGATGTCGACTCGAACACCGGCTGCGTCACGGCGAAGTCCGCGCCCGCGTCGATCTTCTCGAGCAGTCGCCGATGTTCGGCCTCGATGTCGCGCGGCAGGGCGTTGACCGCGGCGCCGATGCGGAAACGAGTCGGCGAACCGATCGAAGTCCCGGCGTGGTCGAACCCGTCGTTGAGCATCTTGAGGATTTTCGTGAGGCCGAGCGCGGTGACGTCGAACACCGACGTCGATTTGGGGAAATCGCCGACGTTCGTCGGATCGCCGGTGAGCGCGACGATCGCGGTGACGTCGAGCGCCGCGGCGCCGATGAGGTCGCTTTGGAGGC
Encoded here:
- a CDS encoding ribonuclease HI family protein produces the protein MNCTIYTDGGARGNPGPAAAAGVILDARGELLAEVTDYLGETTNNVAEYKALIITLQRALELGCTRIAIKMDSELVVKQIAGLYRVKDSKMVPLHAEVRRLLGRFESQSVEHVSRGSNKHADKLVNAVLDAREQTLKERAQ